GGATGCCAGGAAGTTCTCGCCATGACCCAGACCAATCACCAGCGGGCTGCCACTGCGCGCAGCAACCAGGCGATCAGGTTGTTTCACGCTGATCAGCGCCAGGCCATAAGCGCCGTGCAGGCGCTTGATCGCGGCCTTGAGCGCGTCGGCCAGGTCCGGGATGGTCTTGAGGGTGTGGTGGATCAGGTGAACGATGACCTCGGTGTCGGTTTGCGAAGCGAACACGTAACCCAGGCCCTTGAGCTCCTCACGCAGCTCTTCGTGGTTTTCGATGATGCCGTTATGCACCACCGCCACTTCGTTGCCGGAGAAATGCGGGTGGGCATTGCCTTCGGTTGGTGCTCCATGGGTGGCCCAACGGGTGTGGGCGATGCCCAGCTGACCGATCAGAGGCTGAGCGGAATTGGCAGCTTCAAGCTCCGCAACCTTGCCGATGCGGCGCAGACGCTGCAGCTCGCCTTGCTGGGTATAGACAGCCAGGCCTGCGCTGTCATAGCCACGGTATTCAAGACGCTTGAGGCCTTCGATGAGGATGGCGGTGATATTGCGCTCGGCTACCGCACCAACGATTCCACACATGGTTATTTCTCCTGGCTGATCGCGGCGCAAATCAGATTGATGCCGCGGGCTTGAATGTGTTCGCGTGCCGCTGCGGGCAGGCGTTCGTCTGTAATAAGGGTGTGCACGCTGCCCCAGGGCAGCTCGAGGTTGGGGATCTTGCGCCCAACCTTATCGGACTCGACCATCACGATCACCTCACGGGCCACCTCGGCCATGACCCGGCTCAGGCCGAGCAGTTCATTGAAGGTGGTCGTGCCGCGGCTGAGGTCGATGCCATCGGCGCCGATGAACAGCTGGTCGAAATCGTAGGAGCGTAGTACCTGCTCAGCCACCTGGCCCTGGAATGACTCGGAGTGCGGATCCCAGGTGCCGCCGGTCATCAGCAGCACGGGCTCGTGTTCCAGTTCGCTGATGGCGCGGGCTACGTTCAGCGAGTTGGTCATCACCACCAGGCCCGGCTGGCGGCCCAGTTCAGGGATCATGGCAGCAGTCGTGCTGCCGCTGTCGATGATGATCCGCGCGTGCTCGCGGATGCGCCCGACGGCAGCCCGGGCAATGGCCTTCTTGTAGGCAGACACGGGCTGGGCCGACTCACCGAGCATCTCTTGCGGTACGGGTACCGCGCCGCCGTAGCGGCGCAGTAGCAGGCCGTTGGCTTCGAGTGCCGCCAGATCCTTGCGAATAGTGACTTCCGACGTTTCGAAGCGCTTGGCCAAGGCATCCACACTTACCTCGCCTTGCTCGCTCAGCAGGGCCAGGATGTTGTGGCGGCGTTGGGGAGTGTTGCGTTTCGACATGGGCGCTTAAGTTTCGTTTCGAAAGATAATGGTTGCAATCAAAACCTAAGATGGAGGTTTCGTCAAGTTGGCAATGACCTGTGGATAATGTTTGCCTGCTCTGGCCCTATCGCCGGCAAGCCAGCTCCTACAGGGATTTGTACAGGCCTGGAAGACAGAGAGGATTTCTGTGGGAGCCGGCTTGCCGGCGATAGGGCCAGCGCACGCAATAAAAAAGCCGACTTATTCACATAAGCCGGCTTCGC
The Pseudomonas sp. KU43P genome window above contains:
- a CDS encoding DeoR/GlpR family DNA-binding transcription regulator, which produces MSKRNTPQRRHNILALLSEQGEVSVDALAKRFETSEVTIRKDLAALEANGLLLRRYGGAVPVPQEMLGESAQPVSAYKKAIARAAVGRIREHARIIIDSGSTTAAMIPELGRQPGLVVMTNSLNVARAISELEHEPVLLMTGGTWDPHSESFQGQVAEQVLRSYDFDQLFIGADGIDLSRGTTTFNELLGLSRVMAEVAREVIVMVESDKVGRKIPNLELPWGSVHTLITDERLPAAAREHIQARGINLICAAISQEK